Proteins co-encoded in one Bradyrhizobium sp. 170 genomic window:
- a CDS encoding TetR/AcrR family transcriptional regulator, with translation MSTLRMTSDLRRQLILSAAKRCFARNGFAGTTTKSVAAAAAISEGLLFKHFPSKAALYAEILAEECEADPDFAHLLGQEPSTATLVELVKGMVGHFMEVSDGSDQEEAQRLRLMTTSHLDDGEFARLLYDKIGGLIGPVFSASIESAVAAGDAVRIGSDPLNLFWFAHHTVLMAALSRLPAVPCLSYGNAADLERQLSQFVLRGIGLTEAAIASHLDGELSPNSGQSVTAESA, from the coding sequence ATGTCTACCCTGCGCATGACCAGTGACTTGCGGCGGCAATTGATCTTGAGCGCCGCGAAGCGATGCTTCGCCCGCAACGGCTTTGCCGGCACCACGACCAAGAGCGTGGCGGCGGCCGCGGCTATTTCGGAAGGGCTGTTGTTCAAACACTTCCCCTCCAAGGCCGCGCTCTATGCCGAGATCCTCGCGGAGGAGTGCGAGGCCGATCCGGATTTCGCGCACCTGCTCGGTCAGGAGCCTTCAACTGCCACACTGGTCGAACTGGTCAAGGGCATGGTTGGCCATTTCATGGAAGTATCCGACGGGTCGGATCAGGAGGAAGCGCAGCGGCTGCGGCTGATGACGACGAGCCATCTCGACGATGGCGAGTTCGCGCGTCTGCTCTACGACAAGATCGGCGGCCTGATCGGGCCGGTGTTCTCCGCATCGATCGAAAGCGCTGTAGCGGCCGGCGACGCGGTGCGGATCGGCAGCGATCCGCTCAACCTGTTCTGGTTCGCCCACCACACCGTGCTGATGGCGGCGCTCTCGCGGCTTCCCGCCGTACCCTGTCTTTCCTACGGCAACGCCGCCGATCTGGAGCGGCAGCTCTCTCAATTCGTCCTGCGCGGCATCGGACTTACCGAAGCCGCAATTGCTTCACATCTGGACGGCGAGCTGTCACCGAATTCGGGACAATCGGTAACTGCAGAAAGTGCATGA
- a CDS encoding sugar phosphate isomerase/epimerase family protein, whose product MRDFSSDHRWLSLNTATVRKQGDLVAIIEACARHGIRAIDPWRDQVAAVGLDRAVRAVRDAGLELSGYCRGGMFTSDAAHRIEARDDNRRAVDEAKALGAPCIVLVVGGLPQYSRPGSAASKDIAGARTQVRDAIAEMLEYAKQANMPLAIEPLHPAYAADRACVNMTKQALDICDQLDPQRTGALGVALDVYHIWWDPELMPQIARAGKDRLLAFHVCDWLVPTKDLLNDRGMMGDGVIDIPSVRSAVEAQGFAGYSEIEIFSDDWWGKPMDEVLKICIKRHRTVV is encoded by the coding sequence ATGCGCGATTTTTCTTCCGATCATCGCTGGCTGTCGCTGAACACGGCGACGGTCCGCAAGCAGGGCGATCTCGTCGCCATCATCGAGGCCTGCGCGCGGCACGGCATCCGCGCCATCGATCCCTGGCGCGACCAGGTCGCGGCCGTCGGCCTCGATCGCGCGGTACGGGCGGTACGCGACGCCGGGCTTGAATTGTCAGGCTATTGCCGCGGCGGCATGTTCACCTCCGATGCGGCGCACCGCATCGAGGCGCGTGACGACAATCGACGCGCCGTCGACGAAGCCAAGGCGCTGGGCGCGCCCTGCATCGTGCTGGTCGTCGGCGGCCTGCCGCAATATTCGCGTCCGGGAAGCGCGGCCTCGAAGGACATTGCGGGCGCGCGGACGCAGGTCCGCGACGCCATCGCCGAAATGCTGGAATACGCAAAGCAGGCCAACATGCCGCTGGCGATCGAGCCCTTGCATCCGGCCTATGCAGCCGACCGTGCCTGCGTGAATATGACGAAGCAGGCGCTGGACATTTGCGACCAGCTCGATCCGCAGCGCACCGGCGCGCTCGGTGTCGCGCTCGACGTCTATCACATCTGGTGGGATCCGGAATTGATGCCGCAGATCGCGCGCGCGGGAAAAGATCGCCTGCTCGCGTTTCACGTCTGCGACTGGCTGGTGCCGACCAAAGATCTCCTCAACGACCGCGGCATGATGGGCGACGGCGTCATCGACATCCCATCTGTGCGATCGGCGGTCGAGGCGCAGGGCTTTGCCGGCTATTCCGAGATCGAAATCTTCTCCGACGACTGGTGGGGAAAGCCGATGGACGAGGTTCTGAAGATTTGCATCAAACGGCATCGGACGGTCGTTTAG
- a CDS encoding ABC transporter ATP-binding protein, producing MNPATKQTNADQPGAHLRLVSDRAGGAAPGITLSGVSKTYRSRDGDVPSLRPLDFHINEGEFFVVVGPSGCGKSTLLKMISGLLAPSTGEILVEGEQVTKPHGNVGIVFQNALLLPWRNILSNVMLPIDMKKLPRNEYLPRAKALLKLVGLEGFEKKLPWQLSGGMQQRASICRALVHDPKIMLMDEPFGALDAMTREKMNVELMRIQRETGKTVLLITHSIPEAVFLADRVLVMTERPGAIAAIYDVPLPRPRSLDAMADPAFTELVQRIRKHFFTQSALD from the coding sequence ATGAATCCCGCGACCAAACAAACCAACGCCGATCAGCCAGGCGCGCATCTGCGCCTGGTGTCGGATCGCGCCGGCGGCGCTGCGCCGGGCATCACGCTATCAGGCGTCTCGAAAACCTATCGTTCGCGCGACGGCGACGTGCCGTCGCTGCGGCCGCTGGATTTTCACATCAATGAGGGCGAGTTCTTCGTCGTGGTCGGCCCGTCCGGTTGCGGCAAGTCCACGCTCCTGAAAATGATCTCCGGGCTGCTGGCGCCGTCGACCGGGGAAATCCTGGTCGAAGGCGAGCAGGTGACGAAACCACATGGCAATGTCGGCATCGTGTTCCAGAACGCGCTGCTGCTGCCCTGGCGCAACATCCTTTCCAACGTGATGTTGCCGATCGATATGAAGAAATTGCCGCGCAACGAATATCTGCCGCGGGCGAAAGCGCTGCTGAAACTGGTTGGCCTCGAAGGTTTCGAGAAGAAACTGCCCTGGCAGCTCTCCGGCGGCATGCAGCAACGCGCCTCGATCTGCCGGGCGCTGGTGCACGATCCCAAGATCATGCTGATGGACGAGCCGTTCGGCGCGCTCGACGCCATGACGCGCGAGAAGATGAATGTCGAACTGATGCGGATCCAGCGCGAGACCGGCAAGACCGTGCTCCTGATCACGCATTCGATTCCGGAAGCGGTATTCCTCGCCGACCGTGTGCTGGTCATGACCGAACGGCCCGGGGCGATCGCGGCGATCTACGACGTGCCGCTGCCGCGCCCGCGCTCGCTGGATGCGATGGCCGATCCCGCCTTCACCGAACTGGTGCAGCGCATCCGCAAGCATTTTTTCACCCAAAGCGCGCTGGACTGA
- a CDS encoding Gfo/Idh/MocA family oxidoreductase, whose product MTTKRLGLIMNGVTGRMGLNQHLIRSIIAIRDQGGVVLANGDRMLPDPILIGRDADKVERLAKRFNVERWSTDLDKALADKNDTIFFDAATTQARPSLLTKAINAGKHVYCEKPIATNLEEAVAVLKLANARGVKHGTVQDKLFLPGLKKLAFLRDSGFFGRMLSVRGEFGYWVFEGGWQEAQRPSWNYRSEDGGGIILDMVCHWRYVLDNLFGEVESISCLGTTDIPERFDEKGKKYTATADDSAYATFRLKGGVIAHINMSWVTRVYRDDLVTFQVDGTHGSAVAGLTDCVIQARQATPRPVWNPDEKRTHDFYADWQRVPENVVYDNGFKEQWEMFIRHVCEDAPYKYTLLEGAKGVQLAECALQSWRERRWIDVAPIKV is encoded by the coding sequence ATGACGACCAAACGCCTCGGCCTGATCATGAACGGCGTGACCGGCCGCATGGGGCTCAACCAGCATCTGATCCGCTCCATCATCGCGATCCGCGACCAGGGCGGCGTGGTGCTTGCGAACGGCGACCGCATGCTGCCCGACCCGATCCTGATCGGCCGCGACGCGGACAAGGTGGAGCGGCTCGCCAAGCGCTTCAACGTCGAGCGCTGGTCGACCGATCTCGACAAGGCGCTGGCCGACAAGAACGATACGATCTTCTTCGACGCCGCCACCACGCAGGCGCGACCGTCACTGCTGACCAAGGCGATCAATGCCGGCAAGCACGTCTATTGCGAGAAGCCGATCGCGACCAACCTGGAAGAGGCGGTCGCGGTCCTCAAGCTCGCCAACGCCAGGGGCGTCAAGCACGGTACGGTGCAGGACAAGCTGTTTTTGCCGGGCCTGAAGAAGCTCGCTTTCTTGCGCGATTCCGGCTTCTTCGGCCGCATGCTCTCGGTGCGCGGCGAGTTCGGCTACTGGGTGTTCGAGGGCGGCTGGCAGGAAGCGCAGCGGCCGTCGTGGAACTACCGCAGCGAGGATGGCGGCGGCATCATTCTCGACATGGTCTGCCACTGGCGCTACGTGCTCGATAATCTCTTCGGCGAGGTTGAGAGCATCTCTTGCCTCGGCACGACGGATATTCCCGAACGCTTCGACGAGAAGGGCAAGAAGTACACGGCGACCGCCGATGACTCTGCCTATGCCACCTTCCGCCTCAAGGGCGGTGTGATCGCGCACATCAACATGAGCTGGGTGACGCGGGTCTACCGCGACGATCTCGTCACCTTCCAAGTCGACGGCACCCACGGCTCCGCGGTGGCAGGCCTGACCGATTGCGTGATCCAGGCCCGGCAGGCGACGCCGCGTCCGGTCTGGAATCCGGACGAAAAGCGCACCCACGATTTCTACGCCGACTGGCAAAGGGTTCCGGAAAACGTCGTCTACGACAACGGCTTCAAGGAGCAGTGGGAGATGTTCATCCGCCACGTCTGCGAGGACGCGCCCTATAAATACACGCTGCTGGAAGGCGCCAAGGGCGTGCAGCTTGCCGAATGCGCGCTGCAGAGCTGGCGCGAGCGGCGCTGGATCGACGTCGCCCCGATCAAGGTGTGA
- a CDS encoding efflux RND transporter periplasmic adaptor subunit — translation MNIVTEPKISGKPITDKPHKRPVRLVRWFIVVGLLLALLVGGLVWFNYFRGKMIAQFFANNKPPPTSVNIATAKSETIPNLLTAVGDLAAVHQVNVTSDVNGRITDIQFTAGASVKAGTPLLQMFDGPEQGDLANFKAQQRVAQISLDRAKQLAERQVGPQATVDTAQAAFDQASASIAKTEAIISQKLVRAPFDGELGVRRVEVGQYLTAGTQIVSLTDLSVLFANFTVTEKDSGQLKVGQIVRIAVDAYPGRTFEGKITTIEPQIATETRNIRVQATIQNPDRILKPGMFTTTTVVLPDKPPVVTVPETAVDYTLYGDSVYLLSEKKEEDGKTSLTVTRTFVQTGKRLEGRAEILKGLKDGDRVVSVGQLKLQSGAAVTVSNDPVPPIPAKPPRY, via the coding sequence ATGAATATCGTGACTGAACCCAAAATTTCGGGCAAGCCGATTACCGACAAGCCGCACAAGCGGCCGGTCCGGCTGGTGCGCTGGTTCATCGTCGTGGGGTTGCTGCTGGCCTTGCTGGTTGGCGGTCTCGTCTGGTTCAACTACTTCCGCGGCAAGATGATCGCGCAGTTCTTCGCGAACAACAAGCCGCCGCCGACCAGCGTGAACATTGCCACGGCGAAGTCCGAAACCATTCCGAATCTCCTGACGGCAGTCGGCGATCTCGCTGCTGTGCATCAGGTCAACGTGACCTCGGATGTCAACGGCCGCATCACCGACATCCAGTTCACCGCTGGCGCCAGCGTGAAGGCGGGTACGCCGCTGCTGCAAATGTTCGACGGCCCTGAGCAGGGCGACCTCGCCAACTTCAAGGCTCAGCAGCGGGTGGCGCAGATCTCGCTGGATCGCGCCAAGCAACTGGCGGAGCGGCAGGTCGGACCGCAGGCGACCGTGGATACCGCGCAGGCCGCGTTCGATCAGGCCAGCGCCAGCATCGCCAAGACGGAAGCCATCATCTCGCAGAAGCTGGTGCGTGCGCCGTTCGATGGCGAACTCGGCGTTCGCAGGGTCGAGGTCGGACAGTATCTCACCGCCGGCACGCAGATCGTCTCGCTGACCGACCTGTCGGTGCTGTTTGCCAACTTCACCGTGACGGAAAAGGATTCCGGCCAGCTCAAGGTCGGCCAGATCGTTCGTATCGCGGTCGATGCCTATCCGGGCCGCACCTTCGAGGGCAAGATCACCACCATCGAGCCGCAGATCGCGACCGAGACGCGCAACATCCGTGTGCAGGCGACGATCCAGAATCCGGATCGCATCCTCAAGCCGGGCATGTTCACCACCACCACCGTGGTGCTGCCGGACAAGCCGCCGGTCGTCACCGTGCCCGAAACCGCGGTCGACTACACGCTCTATGGCGACTCGGTCTACCTCCTCAGCGAGAAGAAGGAAGAGGACGGCAAGACCAGCCTCACGGTGACGCGGACCTTCGTGCAGACCGGCAAGCGCCTCGAGGGACGCGCCGAAATCCTGAAGGGTTTGAAGGACGGCGACCGCGTGGTGTCCGTGGGGCAGCTCAAGCTGCAATCGGGGGCGGCGGTGACGGTCTCGAACGATCCGGTGCCGCCGATTCCGGCGAAGCCGCCGCGCTACTAG
- a CDS encoding c-type cytochrome has protein sequence MSQWHFSTLFAWPTSSRRDTHLRYRSRMFLISALSAIAFMLPSPSALPQASQGAGDASGQQAFNNACRTCHMVKEGDNRLGPNLHKIVGRKAGSLPDYGFSSAMKEAGFVWDEEKLDRFIANPDEVVPGNSMKPYGGLSSSDDRKKIIAFLAQPR, from the coding sequence ATGAGCCAATGGCACTTCAGCACGCTTTTCGCTTGGCCAACGTCCAGCCGGCGAGACACACATTTGCGGTACCGTAGCCGGATGTTCTTGATAAGCGCGTTGAGCGCAATAGCGTTCATGCTTCCATCGCCTTCCGCCCTGCCTCAGGCGTCGCAAGGCGCGGGGGACGCCTCAGGGCAACAGGCGTTCAACAATGCCTGTCGAACATGTCACATGGTGAAAGAGGGCGACAATCGGCTGGGCCCGAACCTCCACAAGATAGTGGGACGGAAAGCAGGGTCGCTGCCGGACTACGGGTTTTCCAGCGCGATGAAGGAGGCAGGCTTCGTCTGGGATGAGGAGAAGCTCGATCGCTTCATTGCAAACCCCGATGAAGTCGTGCCCGGCAACAGCATGAAGCCGTATGGCGGCCTCTCATCGAGCGACGATCGAAAAAAGATCATCGCCTTCCTAGCTCAACCGCGATAA
- a CDS encoding dihydrodipicolinate synthase family protein, whose protein sequence is MNKPVLPMSSLSLKLPTADRSVETYRLAASRTFPAKLEGTLNRVAFSAAHVVADPLADNDPWLNAAIDWDRTIAFREHVWDLGLGVAEAMDTAQRGMGLDWPTSLELIQRSVKAAKARGNALVFSGAGTDHLAVEDAKSIDDVIRAYEEQIAAVEKAGGRIILMASRALAKLGRSADDYAKVYNRVLGQVREPVIIHWLGDMFDPALAGYWGTANLDKAMDTAVAIINANAARVDGVKVSLLDKQREIDMRRRLDKNVKMYTGDDFNYAELIAGDDQGFSHALLGIFDAIAPAASYALSRLAAGDEAGFHDVLGPTVPLSRHIFRAPTRFYKTGIVFMAYLNGHQDHFTMVGGQESTRSTLHLAEQFRLADKAGLLSNPEMATRRMKTVLATRGIEP, encoded by the coding sequence ATGAACAAGCCTGTCCTGCCGATGTCATCGCTGTCGCTAAAGCTGCCGACGGCGGATCGTTCGGTCGAAACCTATCGCCTTGCAGCGTCGCGTACGTTTCCGGCGAAACTCGAAGGTACGCTCAACCGCGTGGCCTTCTCGGCTGCCCATGTGGTGGCCGATCCGCTTGCCGATAACGATCCCTGGCTTAACGCTGCGATCGACTGGGACCGCACCATAGCGTTCCGAGAGCACGTCTGGGATCTCGGCCTCGGCGTCGCCGAAGCGATGGACACCGCGCAGCGCGGCATGGGCCTGGATTGGCCGACCTCGCTGGAACTGATCCAGCGCTCGGTGAAGGCGGCCAAGGCGCGCGGCAATGCGCTGGTGTTTTCCGGAGCCGGCACCGACCACCTTGCGGTCGAAGACGCAAAATCCATCGACGACGTGATCCGCGCCTATGAGGAACAGATCGCGGCGGTGGAGAAGGCCGGCGGCCGCATCATCCTGATGGCGTCGCGCGCACTTGCAAAACTTGGCCGTAGCGCTGACGACTACGCAAAGGTCTATAACCGCGTGCTCGGCCAGGTCCGCGAACCTGTGATCATTCATTGGCTCGGCGACATGTTCGATCCGGCGCTCGCGGGCTACTGGGGCACGGCAAATCTCGACAAGGCGATGGATACGGCGGTCGCCATCATCAACGCCAACGCGGCCAGGGTTGATGGAGTAAAAGTCTCGCTGCTCGACAAGCAGCGCGAGATCGACATGCGCCGGCGGCTGGACAAGAACGTCAAGATGTATACCGGCGACGACTTCAACTACGCCGAACTGATCGCCGGCGACGACCAAGGCTTTTCGCACGCGCTGCTCGGCATCTTCGATGCCATCGCGCCGGCGGCGTCCTATGCGCTGTCGCGGCTGGCTGCCGGCGATGAGGCCGGCTTCCACGATGTGCTGGGGCCGACCGTGCCGCTGTCGCGCCACATCTTCCGGGCGCCGACGCGGTTCTACAAGACCGGCATCGTGTTCATGGCCTACCTCAACGGCCATCAGGATCATTTCACCATGGTGGGTGGGCAGGAAAGCACGCGCTCGACGCTGCATCTGGCCGAGCAGTTCCGTTTGGCCGACAAGGCCGGGCTGCTCTCCAACCCCGAAATGGCGACACGGCGCATGAAGACGGTGCTGGCAACCCGCGGCATCGAGCCCTGA
- a CDS encoding Spy/CpxP family protein refolding chaperone — MLPRPVRVAAFFLGVSAIAVSTGSFAQDRGRPGGGAAPAAPAAPPAMARPAAPPAMARPAAPPAMARPAAPAFRAAPPPQRPAMAPQAPPRIAAPPRPAAPHVAGPRPEMHRAAPPQRPAMTRHPEPRIAAPSRPGPSPAVGAGTSRKEQIETRAQQREQRVQQRQQMVQERQRDMLSRQSTERQSRIDRMQQRVQQLQTQKPEGLRAQRAQERVLQTQNRLLQREQRLQQSDQARLQRLAPTPSAERTAAMQAATRGRFAAQFRSNDSLQARTALTARENGWAPRHAWRRGHRAAFVAWLGPVFWPYAYSDIFNYTFWPYAYDPGYWAYAYDDFVDTVFWGTDSPYSAYARYPEPGAAITDYRARGRASVSPQTLRQLCQGPDKGVTAWPIEEIARAVQPRPEQRALLDELKAAAAKAADLFSCADSYAMTPPGRLRAMTNRVSATLDAVRIVRPALEQFYNSLNDEQKARFNALGPNVGERAQQPPQQEASAQAEACGEPKSSLTQLPIDRIEAVIHPAGKQKEALDRLSQATKNAVERLQAACPDDVPLTPLGRLEAMEKRLEAMLQAAALVQPALDEFYAALSNEQKARFNTLPQTASP; from the coding sequence ATGCTTCCGCGCCCGGTTCGCGTTGCCGCGTTTTTTCTTGGTGTGTCCGCGATCGCGGTGAGCACCGGCTCTTTCGCCCAAGACCGAGGCCGCCCAGGGGGCGGGGCCGCGCCAGCAGCCCCAGCAGCACCACCTGCCATGGCCCGCCCAGCAGCACCACCTGCAATGGCCCGTCCAGCGGCGCCTCCGGCCATGGCGCGACCCGCCGCACCGGCGTTCCGTGCAGCTCCCCCACCGCAGCGTCCAGCCATGGCCCCGCAGGCGCCGCCGCGTATCGCCGCTCCGCCGCGACCGGCCGCACCGCACGTTGCAGGGCCGCGACCCGAGATGCATCGTGCCGCGCCGCCGCAACGACCGGCGATGACAAGACACCCCGAGCCGCGCATCGCCGCACCATCGCGGCCGGGCCCGTCGCCCGCTGTGGGCGCGGGAACGTCGCGAAAGGAGCAGATCGAAACGCGTGCGCAGCAGCGTGAGCAGCGCGTCCAGCAGCGGCAGCAAATGGTGCAGGAGCGACAGCGCGATATGCTGTCGCGCCAAAGCACCGAGCGGCAGAGCCGCATCGACCGCATGCAGCAGCGCGTGCAGCAATTGCAGACGCAAAAGCCGGAAGGTCTCCGGGCGCAACGCGCGCAGGAAAGAGTGTTGCAAACACAGAACCGCCTGCTCCAGCGCGAGCAGCGCTTGCAGCAAAGCGATCAGGCGCGCCTGCAGCGGCTAGCACCCACGCCTTCGGCTGAACGAACTGCCGCTATGCAGGCTGCGACTCGCGGGCGGTTTGCCGCGCAGTTCCGCAGCAATGATTCCCTGCAAGCCCGAACCGCGCTCACGGCCCGGGAGAACGGCTGGGCTCCCCGCCATGCCTGGCGGCGCGGCCATCGCGCAGCGTTTGTGGCCTGGCTCGGCCCGGTCTTCTGGCCCTATGCCTATTCCGACATCTTCAACTACACCTTCTGGCCCTACGCCTACGACCCCGGCTATTGGGCCTACGCTTACGACGACTTCGTCGACACGGTATTTTGGGGGACGGACAGCCCGTATTCCGCTTACGCTAGATATCCGGAACCTGGCGCTGCGATCACCGATTATCGAGCGCGCGGACGCGCAAGCGTCAGCCCACAGACTCTCCGGCAATTGTGCCAAGGCCCGGATAAGGGCGTGACCGCCTGGCCGATCGAGGAGATCGCGCGGGCAGTACAGCCGAGGCCCGAGCAGCGCGCCCTGCTTGATGAATTGAAGGCCGCCGCGGCAAAGGCGGCCGACCTGTTCAGCTGCGCCGATTCCTATGCGATGACGCCACCCGGTCGCTTGCGGGCGATGACGAACCGCGTCAGCGCAACGCTCGACGCGGTAAGGATCGTGCGTCCGGCACTTGAGCAGTTTTATAATTCGCTGAACGACGAGCAAAAAGCGCGTTTCAACGCGCTCGGCCCGAACGTCGGCGAGCGTGCGCAACAGCCGCCGCAGCAGGAAGCGAGTGCCCAGGCCGAGGCTTGCGGCGAGCCGAAGTCCAGCCTCACGCAACTACCGATCGATCGGATCGAGGCCGTGATACATCCGGCGGGCAAGCAAAAGGAAGCGCTCGACCGCTTGAGCCAGGCGACGAAGAATGCGGTTGAACGGTTACAGGCCGCCTGCCCCGACGACGTACCGCTCACACCGCTAGGACGGCTGGAGGCCATGGAAAAGCGGCTCGAGGCCATGCTGCAGGCAGCCGCGCTGGTGCAGCCGGCATTGGATGAGTTCTATGCCGCGCTGAGCAACGAGCAGAAGGCGCGCTTCAATACGCTGCCACAGACCGCAAGCCCCTGA
- a CDS encoding cytochrome P450, with protein MNLDARELAATFDLEKLTPEFYANPYPTYRALRETDPVKRLPNGSYFLTRYDDLVAAYKNTKAFSSDKKKEFSPKYGASLLYEHHTTSLVFNDPPAHTRVRRLIMGALSPRAIAGMEPDLIRLVERLLDAIAVKGKVDLIDDFAAAIPIEVIGNLLDVPEDEREPLRDWSLAILGALEPVIGPDVFARGNKAVQDFLSYLEGLVARRRAKPGNPDRDVLTRLIQGEDNGERLTEKELLHNCIFLLNAGHETTTNLIGNGLVALSNHASEKRRLIEDPSLIKTAVEEMLRFESSNQLGNRMTVEPFELGGVALPAGTPVTLCIGAANRDPAQFADPERFDIGRTPNRHLAFGTGAHQCAGMALARLEGAIAISHFLARFPDYALAGAPVRGGRVRFRGFLHVPCKIS; from the coding sequence ATGAATTTGGATGCGCGCGAACTGGCGGCCACCTTCGACCTCGAAAAGCTGACGCCGGAGTTCTATGCCAACCCCTACCCGACCTATCGCGCGCTGCGCGAGACCGATCCGGTCAAGCGGCTGCCGAACGGCTCGTATTTCCTGACCCGCTACGACGACCTGGTCGCAGCCTACAAGAACACCAAGGCCTTCTCTTCGGACAAGAAGAAGGAGTTCTCACCGAAGTACGGTGCTTCCCTGCTCTACGAGCACCACACCACGAGCCTCGTCTTCAACGATCCTCCCGCCCATACCCGCGTCCGCCGCCTGATCATGGGTGCGCTCTCGCCGCGCGCAATCGCCGGCATGGAGCCCGACCTGATCCGGCTGGTCGAGCGCCTCCTCGACGCCATCGCCGTCAAGGGCAAGGTGGACCTGATCGACGATTTCGCCGCCGCGATCCCGATCGAGGTGATCGGCAACCTGCTCGACGTTCCCGAGGACGAGCGCGAGCCCTTGCGCGACTGGTCGCTGGCCATCCTTGGCGCGCTGGAGCCGGTGATCGGCCCGGACGTCTTTGCCCGCGGCAACAAGGCGGTGCAGGACTTCCTGTCGTACCTCGAAGGGCTGGTGGCCCGGCGGCGGGCGAAGCCCGGCAATCCCGACCGAGACGTGCTGACGCGGCTCATTCAGGGCGAAGACAATGGCGAGCGGCTGACCGAAAAGGAGCTGCTGCACAACTGCATCTTCCTGCTCAATGCCGGCCACGAGACCACCACCAACCTGATCGGCAACGGGCTGGTGGCGCTGTCGAACCATGCAAGCGAGAAACGGCGATTGATCGAAGACCCTTCGCTGATCAAGACTGCGGTCGAGGAAATGCTGCGGTTCGAGAGCTCCAACCAGCTCGGCAACCGCATGACCGTCGAGCCGTTTGAGCTCGGCGGCGTCGCGTTGCCCGCAGGCACGCCGGTGACGTTGTGCATCGGCGCCGCCAACCGCGACCCCGCGCAGTTCGCCGATCCCGAACGTTTCGATATCGGCCGTACGCCAAACCGGCATCTGGCCTTCGGCACCGGCGCGCATCAATGCGCCGGCATGGCGCTGGCGCGGCTCGAGGGCGCGATAGCGATCTCGCATTTCCTCGCGCGCTTTCCGGATTATGCGCTCGCCGGCGCGCCGGTTCGCGGCGGCCGCGTGCGCTTCCGCGGATTTTTGCACGTGCCCTGCAAGATCAGTTAG